The following proteins come from a genomic window of Actinomarinicola tropica:
- a CDS encoding flotillin family protein — MNTVLIAVAAAVGLLVLVIAFLLSRIKVAGPNEAFIITGRKGQPVKNPETGEVTTDLSGQKVVMGASVFVVPFVQRLESLDLSSRQILVQVGSAVSSNGIRCSLEGVAIVKVGGTEDAIRAAGQRFLGQQTEVDRFTTEVLAGSLRSIVGRLTIEEIIRDRAAFAREVSEEAEVSLTNQGLVLDTFQLQDIQAEGNYIQDLGRPEAARAEKEAKIAEAVAQRESEQARLQAEEEVAEAQRQLALRVAQIKAETDAAEAEAAAAGPKSKAAQDREVLAAQQEVAEEQATLKERELDTEVRKPADAARYAVEQEAEGRKVAAIRDAEARRESTIAAATAKAEEDRLIGAGERQRREELAKAREIEGRAEGEAEKARREALAEAVRVEGEAEAAAILARGEAEATAMEKKADAFEQYGDAAIVDLLASALPEVVGRAAEPLSAIDKMTVISTDGASQITRNVSTNVAQGLQLASDLTGVDLTALFTQLATRRANGGSDSPPASVGASSSTASDSGDGASAS, encoded by the coding sequence ATGAACACCGTCCTCATCGCCGTCGCCGCCGCCGTCGGGCTGCTCGTCCTGGTGATCGCGTTCCTGCTCAGCCGGATCAAGGTCGCGGGGCCGAACGAGGCCTTCATCATCACCGGCCGCAAGGGCCAGCCGGTGAAGAACCCGGAGACGGGAGAGGTCACCACCGACCTGTCGGGCCAGAAGGTCGTGATGGGGGCGAGCGTGTTCGTCGTGCCGTTCGTCCAGCGGCTGGAGTCGCTCGACCTGTCGAGCCGCCAGATCCTCGTGCAGGTCGGCTCTGCCGTGTCGTCGAACGGCATCCGCTGCTCGCTCGAGGGCGTCGCCATCGTGAAGGTCGGCGGCACCGAGGACGCCATCCGAGCGGCGGGCCAGCGGTTCCTCGGCCAGCAGACCGAGGTCGACCGCTTCACGACCGAGGTGCTGGCGGGCTCGCTCCGCTCGATCGTCGGTCGCCTGACGATCGAGGAGATCATCCGCGACCGCGCCGCGTTCGCCCGTGAGGTGTCGGAGGAGGCCGAGGTCTCTCTCACGAACCAGGGCCTCGTGCTCGACACCTTCCAGCTCCAGGACATCCAGGCCGAGGGCAACTACATCCAGGACCTCGGTCGTCCGGAGGCGGCGCGGGCCGAGAAGGAGGCCAAGATCGCCGAGGCCGTCGCCCAGCGGGAGTCGGAGCAGGCGCGCCTCCAGGCCGAGGAGGAGGTCGCCGAGGCGCAGCGGCAGCTCGCCCTGCGCGTGGCCCAGATCAAGGCCGAGACCGACGCCGCCGAGGCCGAGGCGGCCGCCGCCGGCCCGAAGTCGAAGGCGGCGCAGGATCGCGAGGTGTTGGCTGCCCAGCAGGAGGTGGCCGAGGAGCAGGCGACGCTCAAGGAGCGCGAGCTCGACACCGAGGTGCGCAAGCCCGCCGACGCCGCCCGCTACGCGGTGGAGCAGGAGGCCGAGGGTCGCAAGGTCGCGGCGATCCGCGACGCCGAGGCGCGTCGCGAATCGACGATCGCCGCCGCGACCGCGAAGGCCGAGGAGGACCGACTGATCGGTGCCGGCGAGCGCCAGCGGCGCGAGGAGCTGGCCAAGGCGCGCGAGATCGAAGGTCGGGCCGAGGGCGAGGCCGAAAAGGCCCGCCGCGAGGCGCTGGCCGAGGCCGTGCGGGTGGAGGGTGAGGCGGAGGCGGCAGCGATCCTGGCCCGGGGCGAGGCCGAGGCGACGGCCATGGAGAAGAAGGCCGACGCGTTCGAGCAGTACGGCGACGCGGCGATCGTCGACCTCCTCGCGTCGGCGCTGCCCGAGGTCGTGGGCCGGGCCGCCGAGCCGCTCAGCGCCATCGACAAGATGACGGTGATCTCGACCGACGGCGCCAGCCAGATCACCCGCAACGTGTCGACCAACGTCGCGCAGGGCCTCCAGCTGGCCTCCGACCTGACGGGCGTGGACCTGACGGCGCTGTTCACCCAGCTCGCCACCCGCCGCGCCAACGGCGGCTCCGACTCGCCGCCGGCGTCGGTGGGGGCGTCGTCCTCGACGGCCTCCGACTCAGGCGACGGCGCCAGCGCCTCCTGA
- a CDS encoding NfeD family protein yields the protein MTTFFIVVGGLGVGLLVLGLLLDDVLDGLFDVFDSGGALSAPVIGAFLGAFGIGGWLAQRSTSSVLVALVAAGLAGLVLGYLALRLSLAFVDMPTDATPTSGDYLGQIGKVVTPIAAGRGEVMIRMGGTPHKLTARSDSDLARGVEVVVVEVLSPNAVAVVATTDLFEQE from the coding sequence ATGACGACGTTCTTCATCGTCGTCGGCGGGCTGGGCGTGGGGCTGCTGGTCCTCGGGCTGCTCCTCGATGACGTCCTCGACGGGCTGTTCGACGTGTTCGACAGCGGCGGCGCCCTGTCGGCGCCCGTCATCGGAGCGTTCCTCGGCGCCTTCGGCATCGGCGGCTGGCTCGCGCAGCGCAGCACGAGCAGCGTCCTCGTCGCCCTCGTGGCCGCAGGGCTCGCCGGCCTCGTCCTCGGCTACCTCGCTCTGCGCCTGTCCCTCGCGTTCGTCGACATGCCGACCGACGCCACGCCGACGAGCGGCGACTACCTCGGCCAGATCGGCAAGGTCGTCACGCCCATCGCCGCCGGCCGCGGCGAGGTGATGATCCGCATGGGGGGCACGCCCCACAAGCTCACGGCCCGCAGCGACAGCGACCTCGCACGGGGCGTCGAGGTCGTCGTGGTCGAGGTCCTCAGCCCCAACGCCGTCGCCGTCGTCGCGACCACCGACCTGTTCGAACAGGAGTGA
- a CDS encoding PIG-L deacetylase family protein: protein MADLEHLDEDWERALVVVAHPDDIEYGIAMAVAKWTAAGKQVTYLLATRGEAGIDGMDPSEAGPLREVEERESAAVVGVEVVEFLDHRDGVVEYGLPLRREVAAAIRRHRPDVVLTINHELTFGGEMLNMADHRHVGLATLDAARDAGNRWIFTDLLDEGLEPWNGVRWVGISATTSPTHGVDVTGFLDAGVASLECHRAYIDGLGRDFDARGMLEGFARGAGDQLGVEHALALQVIQV from the coding sequence GTGGCTGACCTCGAGCACCTGGACGAGGACTGGGAGCGGGCGCTCGTCGTCGTCGCCCACCCCGACGACATCGAGTACGGCATCGCCATGGCGGTGGCGAAGTGGACGGCCGCCGGCAAGCAGGTGACGTACCTGCTGGCGACGCGGGGCGAGGCGGGGATCGACGGCATGGACCCGTCGGAGGCCGGCCCGCTCCGCGAGGTGGAGGAGCGCGAGTCCGCGGCGGTCGTCGGCGTCGAGGTGGTGGAGTTCCTCGACCACCGTGACGGCGTGGTCGAGTACGGGCTTCCGCTGCGCCGGGAGGTCGCCGCCGCCATCCGTCGGCATCGACCCGACGTCGTGCTCACCATCAACCACGAGCTGACCTTCGGCGGCGAGATGCTCAACATGGCCGACCACCGCCACGTCGGCCTGGCGACGCTCGACGCGGCGCGCGACGCCGGCAACCGCTGGATCTTCACCGACCTCCTCGACGAGGGCCTCGAGCCGTGGAACGGCGTGCGGTGGGTCGGCATCTCGGCCACCACCTCGCCGACCCACGGTGTGGACGTCACCGGTTTCCTCGACGCCGGCGTGGCGTCGCTCGAGTGCCACCGCGCGTACATCGACGGCCTCGGCCGGGACTTCGACGCCCGGGGCATGCTCGAAGGCTTCGCACGCGGCGCCGGCGACCAGCTGGGCGTCGAGCACGCGCTCGCGCTCCAGGTCATCCAGGTCTGA